From the Malaclemys terrapin pileata isolate rMalTer1 chromosome 13, rMalTer1.hap1, whole genome shotgun sequence genome, one window contains:
- the TMEM238L gene encoding transmembrane protein 238-like: MAWGCGRCALFLLGALALDAAGLALVLVGSVVQPARAGRPYGDCLVLSGALLLFLSLLCWLLWYTGNLRGVPASELPPGARSPPPGPRSSLLRLASKLSERLSQRRPPLPCPSLPAPGSLELPCLCAMESPVAHGDRLV; the protein is encoded by the coding sequence ATGGCCTGGGGCTGCGGGCGCTGCGCGCTTTTCCTGCTTGGGGCGCTGGCCCTGGACGCGGCCGGGCTGGCGTTGGTGCTGGTGGGGTCGGTGGTGCAGCCGGCCCGGGCTGGGCGACCGTACGGGGACTGCCTGGTGCTGTCCGGCGCACTGCTGCTCTTCCTCTCGCTGCTCTGCTGGCTGCTGTGGTACACGGGGAACCTGCGCGGGGTGCCGGCCTCCGAGCTGCCCCCGGGggcccgcagccccccgcccggGCCGCGCTCCAGCCTGCTCCGCCTGGCTAGTAAACTCTCGGAGCGCCTGTCCCAGCGCCGCCCGCCGctgccctgcccttccctgccGGCCCCCGGGTCGCTGGAGCTCCCCTGCCTGTGCGCCATGGAGAGCCCGGTGGCGCACGGGGACCGGCTGGTGTAA